One part of the Salvelinus fontinalis isolate EN_2023a chromosome 4, ASM2944872v1, whole genome shotgun sequence genome encodes these proteins:
- the LOC129852840 gene encoding uncharacterized protein LOC129852840: protein MERARNPKVNDDLVWKKTPHYTLTLLSPSPTPTNPHPLTNPHPHQPLTNTTPSPTPTNPHPSPTLTLTNPLPTPHPQQPPPLTNTTPSPTPTNPHPLTNPHPHQPLTNTTPSTAPTPHRHHPLNNPHPSTSTPPHQPPPPLQPHPLTNPHPYPLSPIRTPSPNPTPHQPPPTHKPPPPRQPPYQPPPSYHPHHLIKCHPLTNPNPHLIPPSPFVIISESKRFLHIKM from the exons ATGGAAAGGGCTAGAAATCCCAAAGTCAATGATGACCTAGTGTGGAAAAAGACCCCA CATTATACCCTCACGTTGTTATCCCCCTCACCAACCCCCACCAACCCCCACCCCCTCACCAACCCTCACCCTCACCAACCCCTtaccaacaccaccccctcaccaACCCCCACCAACCCCCACCCCTCACCAACCCTCACCCTCACCAACCCCTTACCAACACCACACCCACAACAGCCCCCACCCCTcaccaacaccaccccctcaccaACCCCCACCAACCCCCACCCCCTCACCAACCCTCACCCTCACCAACCCCTtaccaacaccaccccctcaacagcCCCCACCCCTCACCGACACCACCCCCTCAACAACCCCCACCCCTCAACATCCACACCCCCTCAccaacccccaccccctctccaacCACACCCCCTCACCAACCCCCATCCATACCCCCTCTCACCAATCCGCACCCCCTCACCAAACCCCACCCCTCACCAACCCCCACCCACTCACAAACCCCCGCCTCCTCGCCAACCCCCTTACCAACCCCCACCCTCTTACCACCCCCACCACCTCATCAAATGTCACCCCCtcaccaaccccaacccccacctcATCCCACCCTCACCTTTTGTTATTATTTCAGAGAGTAAGCGCTTTCTCCATATTAAGATGTGA